Proteins encoded together in one Cicer arietinum cultivar CDC Frontier isolate Library 1 chromosome 4, Cicar.CDCFrontier_v2.0, whole genome shotgun sequence window:
- the LOC101506731 gene encoding rho GTPase-activating protein 2-like, with translation MTGLVMVTRGGGCGGGPKRTRPTPTPEEEQQNQLSLVALLLAALRKSMVACRVDRPDEVISTVHHIDMEIGWPTDVQHITHVTFDRFNGFLGLPVEFEVQIPGRVPSASVSVFGVSAESMQCTYDSKGNSVPTILMLMQDRLYSQGGLKAEGIFRINPENSKEEHVRNQLNCGIVPDDIDVHCLAGLIKAWFRELPSGVLDGLSPEQVLQCNTEEESIELVKQLKPTESALLSWAIDLMADVVQEEEHNKMNARNIAMVFAPNMTQMSDPLTALMHAVQVMNLLKTLIMKTLREREETATGGYSPMSFRSSCRQSEDEYDSQRETETIGYSPMSIRSSYHSEDEYDSQREMNASGELRRTKSDFDNHTHYRNSSKEELEAESLSEIEECFLKQLDDSTPKELPEEPADYLQEYPNSKSCCGYNVEPDVLITDSKSANFCLSSDREKLKADTAIPLQGWRDTEEVEMIDKFTDSVSPVSLLASS, from the exons atGACTGGTCTGGTAATGGTAACCAGAGGCGGTGGTTGCGGTGGAGGACCCAAAAGAACAAGACCAACCCCAACACCTGAAGAAGAACAACAGAACCAACTTTCACTTGTAGCGTTACTCTTAGCAGCACTCAGAAAATCTATGGTAGCATGCAGAGTAGATCGACCTGATGAAGTCATCTCCACCGTTCATCACATCGACATGGAGATCGGATGGCCAACCGACGTTCagcatattactcatgttaccTTCGATCGCTTCAATGGCTTTCTCGGTCTCCCTGTTGAGTTCGAGGTTCAGATCCCTGGTCGTGTTCCCAGTGCTAG TGTAAGTGTGTTTGGCGTCTCAGCAGAATCTATGCAGTGTACTTATGATTCAAAAGGAAACAGTGTCCCCACTATTCTCATGCTAATGCAGGACCGTTTATATTCTCAGGGAGGATTGAAG GCTGAAGGTATATTTCGTATAAACCCAGAAAATAGTAAAGAGGAGCATGTGAGGAACCAGTTGAATTGTGGTATTGTGCCTGATGACATTGATGTCCACTGCTTGGCGGGACTAATAAAAGCATGGTTCCGAGAGCTTCCTTCCGGAGTGCTGGATGGACTTTCCCCTGAACAAGTTCTTCAGTGCAACACAGAAGAAGAATCTATTGAGCTTGTGAAGCAGCTAAAACCAACTGAGTCTGCCTTACTAAGTTGGGCCATTGATCTCATGGCTGATGTTGTCCAAGAGGAGGAGCATAACAAAATGAATGCAAGAAATATTGCGATGGTTTTTGCTCCAAACATGACTCAG ATGTCCGATCCTCTAACTGCTCTAATGCACGCGGTTCAAGTGATGAACTTGCTCAAGACATTGATAATGAAAACCCTTAGGGAACGTGAAGAAACTGCAACAGGTGGATATTCACCAATGTCCTTTCGCTCATCATGTCGCCAGTCAGAGGATGAATACGACAGTCAGCGGGAAACAGAAACTATTGGCTATTCACCCATGTCGATTCGCTCATCATATCATTCTGAGGATGAATACGACAGTCAACGTGAAATGAACGCAAGCGGTGAATTGAGAAGGACAAAATCAGATTTTGACAATCACACTCATTACCGAAATAGCAGCAAAGAAGAATTGGAGGCTGAATCTCTGAGCGAGATAGAAGAATGCTTCTTAAAACAGTTGGATGACAGCACCCCCAAAGAATTACCAGAAGAACCTGCAGATTATTTGCAAGAATATCCAAACTCCAAAAGTTGCTGTGGCTATAATGTGGAACCTGATGTATTGATCACTGATAGCAAAAGTGCAAATTTCTGCTTGAGTTCCGATAGAGAAAAGTTAAAAGCGGACACAGCTATTCCATTACAAGGATGGAGAGACACCGAAGAAGTGGAGATGATTGATAAATTTACAGATTCTGTTTCGCCGGTGTCGCTGCTTGCATCCAGCTAA